The following are encoded together in the Holophagales bacterium genome:
- a CDS encoding TolC family protein, giving the protein MTAALVRAREQRPEVQALQLTVAAAKKGITAAKAGFGPRVRADGAFGWRDDSFVPADKDWSAGLAVQIPVFTGFASKHKRRKAASEAALKEAELAQLQARIDQEVWTAHARLLEARQAVVQTDVLEDEATETLRFVRARYEAGASSITDLLDAEAALTQAESGHVQAVLGVQLAGVRLKWAEGAF; this is encoded by the coding sequence ATGACGGCAGCGTTGGTGCGTGCCCGGGAGCAGCGCCCCGAGGTGCAAGCGCTTCAGCTGACGGTCGCAGCCGCGAAGAAGGGGATCACCGCTGCAAAGGCCGGCTTCGGGCCTCGGGTGAGAGCGGACGGGGCCTTTGGCTGGCGCGACGACAGCTTCGTGCCGGCCGACAAGGACTGGTCGGCCGGGCTGGCCGTCCAGATTCCGGTCTTCACCGGCTTCGCGTCGAAACACAAGAGGCGGAAGGCCGCGAGCGAGGCGGCTCTGAAGGAAGCCGAGCTCGCGCAGCTCCAGGCCCGGATCGACCAGGAGGTCTGGACGGCCCACGCGAGGCTTCTCGAGGCCCGGCAGGCGGTGGTCCAGACCGACGTGCTCGAGGACGAGGCGACCGAGACGCTCCGATTCGTCAGGGCCCGGTACGAAGCGGGAGCCAGCAGCATCACGGACCTGCTCGACGCCGAGGCGGCATTGACCCAGGCGGAGTCCGGTCACGTCCAGGCGGTTCTCGGCGTGCAGCTGGCAGGTGTCCGCCTGAAATGGGCGGAAGGGGCGTTCTGA
- a CDS encoding DUF542 domain-containing protein has translation MEITPDTLVADIAAHHPRSIEVFERHGIDFCCGGHRPLGEACREHGAAVEAVAAEIAAAAAREVPEDRVFTDAPLGALLDHIVSRYHLALREDLPRLGRMADKVAEVHGERHAELNDLAAVYRELRSELEPHLAVEEDPRVVSLNARAGARRASAAGTP, from the coding sequence ATGGAGATCACGCCCGACACGCTGGTCGCCGACATCGCGGCTCACCACCCCCGCAGCATCGAGGTCTTCGAGCGTCACGGGATCGACTTCTGCTGCGGAGGGCACCGCCCGCTCGGCGAGGCCTGCCGCGAGCACGGCGCCGCGGTGGAAGCCGTGGCGGCCGAAATCGCGGCCGCCGCCGCACGCGAGGTACCGGAGGATCGCGTCTTCACCGACGCCCCGCTCGGGGCCCTGCTCGATCACATCGTCTCGCGCTACCACCTGGCGCTGCGGGAGGACCTTCCCCGTCTCGGGCGGATGGCCGACAAGGTGGCCGAGGTCCACGGTGAGCGGCACGCCGAGCTGAACGACCTCGCAGCCGTTTACCGGGAGCTGCGGTCAGAGTTGGAGCCCCACCTCGCGGTGGAAGAGGACCCTCGGGTCGTCAGCCTGAATGCTCGCGCGGGGGCTCGTCGAGCGTCCGCGGCGGGAACCCCCTGA
- a CDS encoding methyltransferase domain-containing protein yields the protein MDALPLNDASIDLVVAHGVWNLARSGAELRRAIAEAARVARPGAGLFVFTFSRDTLPHDARPVPGESFVFTQFAGEPQCFLTEAELRAELLRAGFEKDPPGPLTEYNRPVAGRTITQGGPVIFEGTFRAVRKS from the coding sequence ATGGACGCTCTGCCGCTGAACGACGCGAGCATCGACCTCGTGGTCGCGCACGGCGTCTGGAACCTCGCGCGATCCGGGGCGGAGCTCCGCCGCGCGATCGCAGAGGCAGCCCGCGTCGCCCGGCCGGGTGCGGGTCTGTTCGTCTTCACCTTCTCCCGCGACACGCTCCCCCACGACGCCCGGCCCGTCCCGGGCGAGTCGTTCGTGTTCACCCAGTTCGCGGGTGAGCCCCAGTGCTTCCTGACCGAGGCGGAGCTGAGGGCGGAGCTCCTTCGCGCCGGATTCGAGAAGGACCCACCGGGGCCGCTCACCGAGTACAACCGCCCTGTCGCCGGTCGCACGATCACGCAGGGCGGCCCGGTGATCTTCGAAGGGACCTTTCGCGCCGTCCGAAAGTCCTGA